The following coding sequences are from one Aliarcobacter skirrowii CCUG 10374 window:
- the rpoC gene encoding DNA-directed RNA polymerase subunit beta' produces MSNNEKVLSPIDIKELERPQDFSAFQLKLASPEKILSWSCGEVKKPETINYRTLKPERDGLFCAKIFGPVKDYECLCGKYKKMRYKGVVCEKCGVEVTSSKVRRHRMGHIELVSPVAHIWMVSSLPSRIGTLLGVKLKDLERVLYYEAYIVNSAGEAFYDGERTKKIEKYDILNEEQYRTVADLFEHTGFEAKMGGEIIRDLLAELDLFELLTLLKDEMQTTKSDAKRKTIIKRLKVVENFINSGNRPEWMMLTMLPVLPPDLRPLVSLDGGKFAVSDVNDLYRRVINRNNRLKRLTELDAPEIIIRNEKRMLQEAVDALFDNGKTANAVKGANKRPLKSLSEIIKGKQGRFRQNLLGKRVDFSGRSVIVVGPNLNMDQCGIPKKMALELFKPHLMAKLEEKGYATTLKAAKRLIESETNEVWECLNEIVDEYPILLNRAPTLHKLSIQAFHPVLIDGKAIRLHPLVCAAFNADFDGDQMAVHVPLSQEAIAEAKILMMSSMNILLPASGRAIAVPSQDMILGIYYLSLEKEGVKGSHKLFTDVNEVKIALDMNQIDLHAKIRTKIDGKIVKTTVGRLIIHEILPSFVPMSLWNKVLKKKDIGALVDYIYKEAGYEVTPRFLDNLKNLGFKYATTAGISISIDDIIVPDSKVSHITKSKKDVIEVQKQFSQGLLTEQERYNKTIDIWTEANNKLGLEMMDLVKADKDGFNSIYMMADSGARGSATQIRQLSGMRGLMAKPDGSIIETPIISNFKEGLNVLEYFISTHGARKGLADTALKTANAGYLTRKLIDVSQNVRITEEDCGTHEGIEITDITSGNELIESLDERITGRVIAEDIIDPISNEILFNEGTLITEEFAKIVKESEVKSVIIRTPLTCKTENGLCSKCYGLNLGEQRKAKPGEAVGVVAAQSIGEPGTQLTLRTFHVGGTASATQTERELKADKEGFIRYYNIKKYETKDGKTIVANRRNAGILLVEPKINAPFKGKVTVETVHDEIVLTISNGKDKKEYFLRKSDVAKVNELAGISGKIEGKLYIPHANGQEVDNNDSIVEIIKDGWNVPNRIPFAAELKVEDGAPITSKVVSAAKGIVKYYKLIGDYLERRHDIKSGDKVVEKGLFAVVADKEDREAARYYISRGSSIILNDNSEVEKGTQISSPTVSEQTVIAEWDPYANPIIAEESGVVTFEDIIPGVTVSEQFDELTGTSKLVVNEYIPSGYKPTVLLATASGEIIRYVLESKASLNIQEGSKVEVADIIAKTPKATQKSKDITGGLPRVSELFEARRPKSIAVLASFDGTVSFGKPLRNKQRLIISDIMGGQTEYLIEKGKQILVHEGEFVHAGEALTDGQVSPHDVLRIMGEKALHYFIVSEVQQVYRSQGVNIADKHIEVILSQMLRQVSILDGGDTKFIVGDMISKKRFKIENEKIVRMGGRPAIAEPLLLGITRAAVTSDSIISAASFQETTKVLTEAAISAKMDMLEDLKENVVIGRTIPVGTGLYKDQKVKFTEVE; encoded by the coding sequence ATGAGTAATAATGAAAAAGTGTTATCACCAATAGATATAAAAGAGTTAGAAAGACCACAAGATTTTTCTGCTTTTCAATTAAAGTTAGCAAGTCCAGAGAAAATTCTATCTTGGTCTTGTGGAGAGGTTAAAAAACCTGAAACTATTAACTATAGAACACTAAAACCAGAGAGAGATGGACTGTTTTGTGCAAAAATCTTTGGACCTGTAAAAGATTATGAGTGTCTATGTGGTAAATATAAAAAGATGAGATACAAAGGTGTTGTTTGTGAAAAATGTGGAGTTGAAGTAACTTCATCAAAAGTTAGAAGACACAGAATGGGACATATTGAATTAGTATCTCCTGTTGCTCATATTTGGATGGTATCATCTCTTCCTTCAAGAATTGGAACACTTTTAGGTGTTAAATTAAAAGATTTAGAAAGAGTTCTATATTATGAAGCATACATTGTAAATAGTGCTGGTGAAGCATTTTATGATGGTGAAAGAACTAAAAAAATTGAAAAATATGATATTTTAAATGAAGAGCAATATAGAACTGTTGCAGATCTATTTGAACATACTGGTTTTGAAGCAAAAATGGGTGGAGAGATTATTAGAGATCTTTTAGCTGAGCTTGATCTGTTTGAGCTATTAACTTTATTAAAAGATGAGATGCAAACAACTAAATCAGATGCAAAAAGAAAAACAATAATCAAAAGATTAAAAGTTGTTGAAAACTTTATAAATAGTGGAAATAGACCTGAGTGGATGATGCTTACAATGCTTCCAGTTTTACCACCAGATTTAAGACCACTTGTTTCACTTGATGGTGGAAAATTTGCTGTTTCAGATGTAAATGACCTTTATAGAAGAGTAATTAATAGAAATAACAGATTAAAAAGATTAACAGAACTTGATGCTCCTGAAATTATTATTAGAAATGAAAAAAGAATGCTTCAAGAAGCTGTTGATGCTTTATTTGATAATGGTAAAACAGCAAATGCTGTTAAAGGTGCAAATAAAAGACCTTTAAAATCTTTAAGTGAGATTATCAAAGGAAAACAAGGACGATTCAGACAAAACTTACTTGGAAAAAGGGTTGACTTCTCAGGAAGATCTGTTATTGTTGTTGGACCAAATTTAAATATGGATCAATGTGGTATTCCAAAGAAAATGGCACTTGAACTATTTAAACCACATTTAATGGCAAAATTAGAGGAAAAAGGTTACGCAACAACTTTAAAAGCTGCAAAAAGATTAATTGAATCTGAAACAAATGAAGTTTGGGAATGTTTAAATGAGATTGTTGATGAGTATCCAATTTTATTAAATAGAGCTCCAACGCTTCATAAATTATCTATTCAAGCTTTCCACCCTGTTTTAATTGATGGAAAAGCTATTAGATTACATCCGCTTGTTTGTGCTGCATTTAATGCTGACTTCGATGGGGATCAAATGGCTGTTCACGTACCACTTTCTCAAGAGGCGATTGCTGAAGCTAAGATTTTAATGATGAGCTCAATGAATATTTTATTACCAGCAAGTGGTAGAGCAATTGCAGTTCCATCTCAAGATATGATTTTAGGTATATATTATCTATCATTAGAGAAAGAGGGTGTAAAAGGTTCTCATAAGCTATTTACTGATGTAAATGAGGTAAAAATTGCATTAGATATGAATCAAATTGATTTACATGCAAAAATTAGAACAAAAATTGATGGAAAAATTGTAAAAACAACAGTTGGAAGATTAATAATTCACGAAATTCTACCATCTTTTGTTCCAATGAGTTTATGGAATAAAGTTTTAAAGAAAAAAGATATCGGTGCATTAGTAGATTATATCTATAAAGAAGCTGGTTATGAAGTAACTCCAAGATTCTTAGATAACTTAAAAAATCTAGGATTTAAATATGCAACTACTGCTGGTATTTCAATATCAATTGATGATATTATTGTTCCAGATAGTAAAGTTTCTCATATTACAAAATCTAAAAAAGATGTTATTGAGGTACAAAAACAGTTCTCTCAAGGTCTATTAACTGAGCAAGAGAGATATAATAAAACTATTGATATCTGGACTGAAGCTAATAATAAACTTGGACTTGAGATGATGGATTTAGTTAAAGCAGATAAAGATGGGTTTAACTCTATTTATATGATGGCAGATTCAGGAGCAAGAGGTAGTGCAACTCAAATTAGACAGCTTTCAGGTATGAGGGGTCTTATGGCTAAACCTGATGGAAGTATTATTGAAACACCAATTATCTCTAACTTTAAAGAGGGTCTTAACGTTCTTGAGTATTTTATCTCTACTCACGGAGCTAGAAAAGGACTTGCGGATACAGCTTTAAAAACAGCAAATGCTGGATATTTAACAAGAAAGCTTATTGACGTTTCTCAAAATGTAAGAATTACAGAAGAGGATTGCGGAACTCATGAAGGTATTGAAATTACTGATATTACATCTGGAAATGAGTTAATCGAGTCTTTAGATGAGAGAATTACAGGAAGAGTTATTGCTGAAGATATTATTGATCCAATCTCTAATGAGATTTTATTTAATGAAGGAACTTTAATAACTGAAGAGTTTGCAAAAATAGTAAAAGAGTCTGAGGTTAAATCTGTAATTATTAGAACTCCGCTTACTTGTAAAACAGAAAATGGACTTTGTTCAAAATGTTATGGACTAAACCTTGGTGAGCAAAGAAAAGCAAAACCAGGTGAAGCTGTTGGAGTTGTTGCTGCTCAATCAATTGGAGAACCAGGAACTCAGCTAACACTTAGAACTTTCCACGTTGGAGGAACTGCAAGTGCTACTCAAACTGAAAGAGAGTTAAAAGCTGATAAAGAAGGTTTCATTAGATACTACAATATCAAAAAATATGAAACAAAAGATGGAAAAACTATTGTTGCAAATAGAAGAAATGCTGGAATTTTATTAGTTGAACCAAAAATTAATGCACCATTTAAAGGTAAAGTTACAGTTGAAACAGTTCATGATGAGATTGTATTAACAATATCAAATGGTAAAGATAAAAAAGAGTATTTCTTAAGAAAAAGTGATGTTGCAAAAGTAAATGAGCTTGCAGGAATTTCTGGAAAAATTGAAGGAAAACTTTATATTCCTCATGCAAATGGTCAAGAAGTAGATAATAATGACTCTATAGTTGAAATTATTAAAGATGGATGGAATGTACCAAATAGAATCCCATTTGCAGCTGAATTAAAAGTTGAAGATGGAGCACCAATTACATCTAAAGTTGTTTCAGCAGCTAAAGGTATTGTTAAATATTATAAATTAATAGGTGACTATTTAGAGAGAAGACATGATATTAAATCTGGTGATAAAGTTGTAGAAAAAGGTCTTTTTGCAGTAGTTGCAGATAAAGAAGATAGAGAAGCTGCAAGATACTATATCTCAAGAGGTTCATCAATAATTTTAAATGATAATAGTGAAGTTGAAAAAGGTACTCAAATTTCTTCACCAACAGTTTCTGAACAAACTGTTATAGCTGAGTGGGATCCATATGCTAACCCAATTATTGCTGAAGAGTCTGGAGTTGTAACTTTTGAAGATATTATTCCAGGTGTTACTGTTTCAGAGCAATTTGATGAGTTAACAGGAACATCTAAGCTAGTTGTTAATGAGTATATTCCAAGTGGATATAAACCAACAGTATTATTAGCAACAGCTTCAGGTGAGATTATTAGATATGTACTAGAGTCAAAAGCATCTTTAAATATTCAAGAGGGAAGCAAAGTAGAGGTTGCAGATATTATTGCTAAAACTCCAAAAGCTACTCAAAAATCAAAAGATATTACTGGAGGTCTTCCAAGAGTATCTGAGTTATTTGAAGCAAGACGACCAAAAAGTATAGCTGTATTAGCTTCATTTGATGGAACTGTAAGTTTTGGAAAACCACTAAGAAATAAACAAAGATTAATAATCTCTGATATTATGGGTGGACAAACAGAGTACTTAATTGAAAAAGGAAAACAAATCCTTGTTCATGAAGGTGAATTTGTACACGCTGGTGAAGCATTAACGGATGGTCAAGTATCGCCTCATGATGTATTAAGAATTATGGGTGAAAAAGCACTTCATTACTTTATTGTATCTGAAGTACAACAAGTTTATAGATCTCAAGGGGTTAATATTGCAGATAAACATATAGAGGTAATTTTATCTCAAATGTTAAGACAAGTATCAATTCTTGATGGTGGAGATACTAAATTTATTGTTGGTGATATGATCTCTAAAAAGAGATTTAAAATTGAGAATGAAAAAATTGTAAGAATGGGTGGTAGACCAGCTATTGCTGAGCCTTTATTGCTTGGTATTACAAGAGCTGCTGTTACAAGTGATAGTATCATTTCAGCTGCATCATTCCAAGAGACAACAAAAGTATTAACAGAAGCTGCAATTAGTGCAAAAATGGATATGCTTGAAGATCTTAAAGAGAATGTTGTAATAGGAAGAACAATTCCTGTTGGAACAGGTCTATATAAAGATCAAAAAGTAAAATTTACAGAAGTTGAGTAA
- a CDS encoding YciI family protein: MQYLIIAYDYDDAYERRVKVRDEHVKMAKEFMEKGNIITAGALIENDKMVGSTLFVEFENDDELEAWLENDPYVIGNVWDYENIQIVPVKLLPKN, translated from the coding sequence ATGCAATATTTAATAATAGCATATGATTATGATGATGCTTATGAAAGAAGAGTTAAAGTTAGAGATGAACATGTTAAAATGGCAAAAGAGTTTATGGAAAAAGGTAACATAATAACTGCTGGTGCATTAATTGAAAATGATAAAATGGTTGGTTCAACACTTTTTGTTGAGTTTGAAAATGATGATGAGTTGGAAGCTTGGCTTGAAAATGATCCTTATGTTATTGGAAATGTTTGGGATTATGAAAATATTCAGATAGTTCCTGTAAAGTTACTTCCAAAAAATTAA
- a CDS encoding diguanylate cyclase, which yields MKYLPKLIDIATKAVTTVYDTQSINDAIALMYKENHREIIILSNTKKGFGIIKANDLIRLKSDNIDFNTKLKDIKYDKIFSTHYKTSIPDAIEEIGFNGNSLCLVDDDDKLCGFVSYHDIISSVDPQLMLEKQTLSDMLLSSFVKKADINDLTKDVIELMDDTIYDCVIIFDKSNSVGILTTKDIIKLFGESKDLNLPVSNYMRSPLVKVKHTTTVSQALEFIQQQKFKRLIIEDFAGNVIGQITQKELLARVYSKWADFLRDKTVHLSSINSKLQSKTTQLEQLASTDNLTSLYNRAKFEQKLKYEISRATRYENQEFSIVLFDVDNFKIINDTYGHLAGDMVLKKIADVVKNTIRSTDFACRWGGEEFFIIYPSTNLKQAFEASEKLRILINKLEFDDIKNISCSFGVTKFNKSDSMQSILARADKAMYKAKNNGKNRVEIEE from the coding sequence ATGAAATATCTTCCAAAGTTAATCGATATTGCTACTAAAGCGGTTACTACTGTTTATGATACACAAAGTATTAATGACGCTATAGCTTTAATGTATAAAGAGAATCATAGAGAGATTATTATTTTATCAAATACAAAAAAAGGTTTTGGAATTATAAAAGCAAATGATTTAATTCGTTTAAAATCTGATAATATAGATTTCAACACAAAATTAAAAGATATAAAATATGATAAAATTTTCTCAACTCACTATAAAACTTCAATACCAGACGCTATTGAAGAGATTGGATTTAATGGAAACTCTCTTTGTCTTGTAGATGACGATGACAAACTTTGTGGATTTGTATCTTATCATGACATTATTTCAAGTGTTGATCCACAATTAATGCTTGAAAAACAGACTTTAAGCGATATGCTACTTAGTTCATTTGTGAAAAAAGCAGATATTAATGATTTAACAAAAGATGTTATTGAACTAATGGATGATACTATTTATGATTGTGTAATTATTTTTGATAAGAGCAACAGTGTTGGAATATTAACTACTAAAGATATTATTAAACTTTTTGGAGAATCTAAAGATTTAAATCTACCTGTATCAAACTATATGAGATCTCCTTTAGTAAAAGTAAAACATACTACAACAGTCTCTCAAGCTTTAGAATTTATTCAACAACAAAAATTTAAGCGTTTAATTATTGAAGATTTTGCTGGTAATGTTATAGGTCAAATAACTCAAAAAGAGTTACTAGCAAGAGTTTATTCAAAATGGGCAGATTTTCTAAGAGATAAAACAGTGCATCTGTCATCAATAAATTCAAAACTACAATCAAAAACTACACAGCTTGAACAACTTGCATCTACTGATAATTTAACATCTTTATATAATCGTGCAAAATTTGAACAAAAATTAAAATATGAGATTTCAAGAGCAACTAGATATGAAAATCAAGAGTTTTCTATTGTACTATTTGATGTTGATAATTTTAAAATTATTAATGATACATATGGACATTTAGCTGGTGATATGGTTCTTAAAAAAATTGCTGATGTTGTAAAAAATACAATCAGATCAACTGATTTTGCATGTAGATGGGGAGGAGAAGAGTTTTTTATTATATACCCTTCAACTAATCTAAAACAAGCTTTTGAGGCATCTGAAAAACTAAGAATTCTTATAAATAAGCTAGAATTTGATGATATAAAAAATATAAGTTGTAGTTTTGGAGTAACAAAATTCAACAAAAGTGATTCAATGCAATCAATTTTAGCAAGAGCTGATAAAGCTATGTATAAAGCCAAAAATAATGGAAAAAATAGAGTAGAAATAGAAGAGTAA
- a CDS encoding peptidoglycan DD-metalloendopeptidase family protein has product MLKKKLIIFLLLFNSLFASQVEELLWPRGDTFLNFLEKQNIPLTLFYNLEREDKELCSEIQSNTRYYLYTNKDKEFEQVLIPISSDIQIHIYKDDDNFKFQTLPIAYTEKNELLAVQINESLSSDLQKATGDIAIPALITNLFKHSPVDFRKMKKGDYVVVEYSQKVYLGKLLGLPNIKSVMVQINGKPNYRFKNEKDEKYYDEKGISYTKTYPFQIPLNYSRISSHFSNKRYHPVLKRYRAHLGTDFAAPIGRNVYAAADGRVTFVGNRGGYGKTVIISHADGYRTLYAHLNKFASNAVVGRTVKKGTLIAYVGSTGVSTGPHLHLGLYKNGVAVDPMKTLRKPKVEGLSKKDKATFMANSKKTIELFNSKIESNDSINPDKLDRIFDRSIVNIF; this is encoded by the coding sequence ATGCTTAAAAAAAAACTTATTATATTTTTATTACTTTTTAACTCACTTTTTGCATCTCAAGTGGAAGAGTTACTTTGGCCAAGAGGTGATACATTTTTAAACTTTTTAGAGAAACAAAATATTCCTTTAACTCTTTTTTACAATTTAGAAAGAGAAGACAAAGAGCTTTGTAGTGAGATTCAATCAAATACTAGATACTACTTATATACCAATAAAGATAAAGAGTTTGAACAAGTTTTAATTCCAATATCTTCTGATATTCAAATTCATATATATAAAGATGATGATAACTTTAAATTCCAAACTTTGCCAATTGCTTACACTGAAAAAAATGAGTTATTAGCTGTTCAAATAAACGAATCTTTATCAAGTGATTTACAAAAAGCAACAGGAGATATTGCAATTCCTGCACTAATAACAAACCTGTTTAAGCATAGCCCTGTTGATTTTAGAAAGATGAAAAAAGGTGATTATGTTGTTGTTGAATACTCACAAAAAGTCTATTTAGGAAAACTTCTTGGTCTTCCAAATATAAAATCTGTAATGGTTCAAATAAATGGAAAACCAAATTATAGGTTTAAGAATGAAAAAGATGAAAAATATTACGATGAAAAAGGTATATCTTATACAAAAACTTATCCATTTCAAATTCCTTTAAACTACTCAAGAATTTCAAGTCACTTTTCAAATAAAAGATATCATCCTGTATTAAAAAGATATAGAGCACATCTTGGAACTGATTTTGCAGCTCCTATTGGAAGAAATGTTTATGCTGCCGCTGATGGAAGAGTTACTTTTGTTGGAAATAGAGGTGGTTATGGTAAAACAGTAATTATTAGCCATGCTGATGGATATAGAACTTTATATGCTCATTTAAATAAATTTGCTTCAAATGCTGTTGTTGGAAGAACAGTTAAAAAAGGTACTTTAATTGCTTATGTTGGATCAACTGGAGTTAGCACAGGTCCTCATTTGCATCTTGGATTATATAAAAATGGTGTTGCTGTTGATCCTATGAAGACATTAAGAAAACCTAAAGTTGAAGGTTTAAGTAAAAAAGATAAGGCTACATTTATGGCTAATAGCAAAAAGACTATTGAGCTATTTAATAGTAAAATTGAATCAAACGATTCAATAAATCCAGATAAGTTAGATCGAATTTTTGATAGAAGCATTGTAAATATTTTTTAA
- a CDS encoding L,D-transpeptidase family protein → MNKILLFIFLSLNLFAKDYFTIYKNEGIKSVENELKLEFRQKESWLKYLQNHDTRFGYYETKKFIIVADKNDKTMALYKKEDKNFIKISSDSMIIGENLGDKLLEGDKKTPEGSYELIQRRISLPAFYGPLALVTQYPDTFDKSLNKTGHGIWIHGMPLNGDRELYTEGCLAISNDRLELLDKSIDYKNTILITSSKAVPEVPKEELAIVLSTIFKWKDAWKDSDIETYLSFYSKDFKRADRSDFSTFSNQKRRIFAKNEEKVINLFNIDISPYPNSLGKNMYKILMDEEYFSPSVRFIGKKELYIELINGKVEILSED, encoded by the coding sequence TTGAATAAAATTTTATTATTTATTTTTTTATCACTAAACCTTTTTGCAAAAGATTATTTTACTATTTATAAAAATGAGGGGATAAAAAGTGTTGAAAATGAGTTGAAATTAGAGTTTAGACAAAAAGAGTCTTGGCTTAAATATTTACAAAATCATGATACTAGATTTGGTTATTATGAGACAAAAAAATTTATTATTGTTGCTGATAAAAATGATAAAACTATGGCTTTATATAAAAAAGAGGATAAAAATTTTATCAAAATTTCAAGCGATAGTATGATAATTGGTGAAAATCTTGGTGATAAACTATTAGAAGGTGACAAAAAAACACCAGAAGGATCTTATGAGCTTATACAAAGAAGAATTTCTCTACCAGCTTTTTATGGACCCCTTGCACTTGTAACTCAATATCCTGATACATTTGACAAAAGTTTAAATAAAACAGGTCATGGAATTTGGATTCATGGAATGCCTTTAAATGGCGATAGAGAGCTTTATACAGAGGGTTGCTTAGCTATTTCAAACGATAGATTAGAGTTATTAGATAAAAGTATTGATTATAAAAACACTATTTTAATTACAAGTAGTAAAGCAGTTCCTGAAGTTCCTAAAGAGGAGCTAGCAATAGTTTTAAGTACAATTTTTAAATGGAAAGATGCTTGGAAGGATTCTGATATAGAGACTTATTTATCATTTTATTCAAAAGATTTTAAAAGAGCTGATAGAAGTGATTTTTCAACTTTTTCAAACCAAAAAAGAAGAATATTTGCTAAAAATGAAGAGAAAGTAATTAATCTTTTTAATATAGATATCTCACCATATCCAAACTCTTTGGGTAAAAATATGTATAAAATTTTAATGGATGAGGAGTATTTTAGTCCATCTGTTAGATTTATTGGTAAAAAAGAGCTTTATATAGAGCTTATAAACGGAAAAGTTGAGATTTTATCAGAGGATTAA
- the purL gene encoding phosphoribosylformylglycinamidine synthase subunit PurL: MQKKEMNIEEIALAHSLTKDEFENIKKILGREPNYVEIGIFSAMWSEHCSYKSSKKYLSGFPTKAPWVIQGPGENAGVIDIGDGYAAVFKMESHNHPSFIEPYQGAATGVGGILRDVFTMGARPVASMNSIRFASIEGNSETAKKHRYLLKGVVAGIGGYGNCMGVPTIGGETSFEECYAGNNLVNAFTLGLAKTDEIFYGRAEGIGNPVIYVGSKTGRDGLGGAVMSSASFTEDSESKRPTVQVGDPFTEKLLLEACLELFKADLIVGIQDMGAAGLTSSSFEMAGRSGSGMIMHLDKVPAREEGMTPYDFMLSESQERMLICAKKGCEQQIIDIFQKWELDVAVIGEVTNTGNMELFWHGEKVADIPVQPVSEEAPVLDRPVSEPEYLKTIANVTMDKQISNQIAFDELFSDMEVVDKSWIYSQFDSMVQTNTIKGPGSLDGSTIRIKETGKALSMSADCNTRFCYINPQLGAAAAVMESGRNVAMTGAVPKAITDCLNFGNPQNPEVMWQFKESCEGIKNACKALNTPVIGGNVSLYNETNGVSVFPTPSIAMVGVNEDAQNVLPSKLQESGNVLYLLGDTYSEFGGSLYLKKLYGKVAGVHPKVDFEKELALWNTVIEANRAKLLKSAKDVNLGGIAISLAKMAVVGNIGVEANISLNDSKDIFSESLSRAIVEVNPKNCEEFEKLASKNRVSYVAIGKTGTDKFIINDIYKNISDLSKIYFNRFKEVIEQDQ, encoded by the coding sequence ATGCAAAAAAAAGAGATGAATATTGAAGAGATAGCTTTAGCACACTCTTTAACAAAAGATGAGTTTGAAAATATAAAAAAAATATTAGGAAGAGAGCCAAACTATGTTGAAATTGGTATCTTCTCTGCAATGTGGAGCGAGCACTGCTCTTATAAATCAAGTAAAAAATATTTAAGTGGATTTCCAACAAAAGCACCATGGGTTATTCAAGGACCTGGTGAAAATGCTGGAGTAATAGATATTGGTGATGGATACGCTGCTGTATTTAAAATGGAATCTCACAATCATCCAAGCTTTATTGAGCCTTATCAAGGAGCTGCAACTGGAGTTGGTGGTATTTTAAGAGATGTATTTACAATGGGTGCAAGACCAGTTGCAAGTATGAACTCAATTAGATTTGCTTCAATTGAAGGAAATAGTGAAACTGCAAAAAAACATAGATACCTTTTAAAAGGTGTTGTTGCTGGAATTGGTGGATATGGAAACTGTATGGGAGTTCCAACTATTGGTGGAGAGACAAGTTTTGAAGAGTGTTATGCTGGAAATAATCTAGTAAATGCATTTACTTTAGGTCTTGCAAAAACTGATGAGATTTTTTATGGACGAGCTGAGGGAATTGGAAATCCAGTTATTTATGTTGGAAGTAAAACAGGAAGAGATGGTCTTGGTGGTGCTGTTATGTCAAGTGCCTCTTTTACAGAAGATAGTGAAAGCAAAAGACCAACTGTTCAAGTTGGAGATCCATTTACTGAAAAACTACTTTTAGAGGCTTGTTTAGAACTATTTAAAGCTGATTTAATTGTTGGTATTCAAGATATGGGAGCTGCTGGGCTTACATCATCTTCATTTGAGATGGCTGGAAGAAGTGGTAGTGGAATGATTATGCACTTAGATAAAGTTCCTGCACGAGAAGAGGGTATGACTCCTTATGATTTTATGCTTTCGGAGTCTCAAGAAAGAATGCTTATTTGTGCTAAAAAAGGTTGTGAGCAACAAATAATTGATATTTTCCAAAAATGGGAGCTAGATGTTGCTGTTATTGGAGAAGTTACAAATACTGGTAACATGGAACTATTTTGGCATGGTGAAAAAGTAGCTGATATTCCAGTTCAACCAGTATCAGAAGAGGCACCAGTTTTAGATAGACCTGTAAGTGAGCCTGAGTATTTAAAAACTATTGCAAATGTAACTATGGATAAACAAATTTCAAATCAAATTGCTTTTGATGAGTTGTTTAGTGATATGGAAGTTGTAGATAAATCTTGGATTTACTCTCAATTTGACTCAATGGTTCAAACAAATACTATAAAAGGCCCAGGAAGTTTGGATGGTTCTACAATTAGAATTAAAGAGACTGGTAAAGCTTTATCTATGAGTGCTGATTGTAACACAAGATTTTGTTATATAAATCCACAATTAGGAGCAGCAGCTGCTGTTATGGAGAGTGGTAGAAATGTTGCTATGACTGGTGCTGTTCCAAAAGCTATTACAGATTGTCTAAATTTTGGAAATCCTCAAAATCCAGAGGTTATGTGGCAATTTAAAGAGAGTTGTGAAGGTATTAAAAATGCTTGTAAAGCATTAAACACTCCTGTAATTGGTGGAAATGTATCTTTATACAATGAAACAAATGGAGTTAGTGTTTTCCCAACACCATCAATTGCAATGGTTGGAGTAAATGAAGATGCACAAAATGTACTTCCTTCAAAACTTCAAGAAAGTGGAAATGTACTATATCTTTTAGGTGATACTTATAGTGAATTTGGTGGAAGTTTATATCTAAAAAAACTTTATGGAAAAGTTGCTGGAGTTCATCCAAAAGTTGATTTTGAAAAAGAGTTAGCTTTATGGAATACAGTAATTGAAGCAAACAGAGCAAAACTTTTAAAAAGTGCCAAAGATGTAAATCTTGGTGGAATTGCTATATCTTTAGCAAAAATGGCAGTTGTAGGAAATATTGGAGTTGAAGCTAATATATCTTTAAATGATTCTAAAGATATTTTTAGTGAATCATTAAGTAGAGCAATAGTTGAAGTAAATCCAAAAAATTGTGAAGAGTTTGAAAAATTAGCTTCTAAAAACAGAGTTTCTTATGTAGCTATTGGAAAAACAGGAACAGATAAATTTATTATAAATGATATTTACAAAAATATTAGTGATTTAAGTAAAATCTATTTTAATAGATTCAAAGAAGTTATAGAGCAAGATCAATAA